The Aureibacillus halotolerans nucleotide sequence GAGAGACGCGTGCTCAGAAATTGTCAGATGCAGAAGAAACGTTGATCAATGCTCTGTCAATGAACGGCTATCAAGGCTGGGAACTTCTATACAATACGCTTGTGCAGTCAATCCGTGTGCCGTTCGAGGAAGATGGACAAACGACGTGGCTGTCTGCCGGACAAGCTGCGAATGCGTTGTCTTCTCCAGATACAGAGGTGCGTGAGCGGCTCTTTGCCTCATGGGAAAAAGCATGGGCGGATAAAGGAGCCTTTTTTGCGGAAACGCTCAATAATTTCGGTGGCTTTCGCCTTCAGGTGTATGGGGCGCGGGGCTGGGATAGCATTATGAAGGAACCCTTGCAGCACAATCGGATGAAAGAAGAGACCTTGGACGCAATGTGGGGTGCGATTACGAAGCATAAACAACCGTTTGTTCAGTATTTGCAGCGAAAGGCAGAGTTGCTAGGGAAAGCAAAAATGGACTGGCAAGATGTCAATGCCCCGCTTGGTGAAAACAAAAAGGATTGGAACTATCAAGCTGGAGCAGAATTTATTCGCAGGCAATTCCACCAGTTTAGCGAAGCCATGGGCGATTTTGCAGAACATGCCCTTAGTGAACGTTGGATTGAGGCAGAGGACCGTGACAATAAAAGGCCGGGCGGATTTTGTACGACGTTTCCTGAAAGCAAAGAATCGCGCATTTTTATGACATACGCAGGAACGGCATCCAATGTCTTGACGCTTGCCCATGAGCTTGGCCACGCGTTTCACAATTATGTGCTCCGAGATCTACCGCTGTATCAACGTAGCTATTCGATGAACGTTGCTGAAACAGCTTCTACTTTCGCGGAGATGATTGTCACGGATGCCGCTGTGAACCAAGCCTCTTCAAAGAATGAAAAAATGGCCTTATTGGATGACAAGCTTCAACGCAGTGTTGCCTTTTTCATGGACATTCATTCGCGCTATTTGTTTGAAACGCGGTTTTATGAGGAGCGTAAAAATGGTTCCGTCCCTTATCAGCGCCTGAATGAGCTGATGGAAGAGGCTCAACAAGAGGCATTTGCTGGTGCGATCGGCAAAACGCATCCTCATTTTTGGGCATCTAAGCTCCACTTTTACAACACAAGCGTGCCCTTTTATAATTTTCCATACACGTTCGGCTACTTGTTCTCCTTAAGCGTTTACGCACGCGCTCAAAAAGAAGGCAAAAATTTTGAGGAAAAGTACATGGATCTGTTAAGAGACACGGCGTCCATGACGGTCGAGGATCTTGCGATGAAGCATCTACAGGCAGATATCACGAAAGAAGCCTTTTGGGAAGAAGGCATCGCACTTTGTATAGAGGATGTTGAAGAATTTCTTGAATTGACGGAAGGGGAATCCGCGGAGTAGCGTGCGAAATTGCTTGAAATCAGGCTGGAGTGCTCGAACGGAGGAGTAGTGCTCGAAAACAGTACAATAGTGCGCGAAAATCAGGTCGTGGTGCGCGAAAAAAGGTTGGTAGTGCTCGAAAATCGGCCTTGAGTGCTCGAACGGAGGAGCGGTGCGCGGAAATCGTTCATTAGTGCGCGAAAATTAGGCCGGAGTGCGCGAAAAAAGGTAGGAAGTGCTCGAAAATCGGCTGTAAGTGCTCGAACGGAGGAGCGGTGCGCGAAAACCGTACAATAGTGCTCGAAAATCAGGCCGGGGTGCGCGAAAAAAGGTAGGAAGTGCTCGAAAATCGGCATCGAGTGCTCGAACGGAGGAGCGGTGCGCGAAAACCGTTCATTGGTGCGCGAAAATTAGGCCGGAGTGCGCGAAAAAAGGTTGGTAGTGCTCGAAAATCGGCCATGAGTGCTCGAACGGAGGAAAGGTGCGCGAAAACCGTACAATGGTGCTCGGAAATCAGGCCGGGGTGCGCGAAAACTGGTAGGAAGTGCGCGAAAATCGGACTCGAGTGCTCGAACGTTAGAGAAGTGCCCTACAATTCATCAAAAGAAAGAACGTGCCACCCGGCACGTTCTTTCCGTACGCTCCGCAGTTACGGATTTACAACACCAACGCCGGCGTATTGCTGGACGAGGTTTTTGACGTCGCTTGTATCATCAAGGGTGTAGGAGTAGTCTGGGGTGAACGATGTTGTGGACGATGATGGGATGCTGCCTGTGCTATTAATAAATGCATTGCCTGACTGGTTCCAGTACCCTTCATCATCGCTGTACCAGGAGCCGATTGGGTTTTCGGAGTTTTCAAAGACGTTGTTCTCGATAAATAGTTCTGCACCCATGCGTGAGTTGACGCCAGTATCAATGATGTTGTTCCAGTAGTTGTTGTACAAATGAGCGACGCCATGGCGAACTGCAGGAACACGGGAATTAATACTGTCAAACCAATTGTGGTGGAATGTGATGTTGCGATAATCATCATCCCCGTCTGAGCTGCCCATCAGCATGCCTTTCCAGCCATCATGGACGTAGTTCCAGGAGAACGTGATGTTTTCTGCGTCTCTTTTGACATCAAACAACCCATCATAATAATCCTTGTCCACGTCTAGACTTTGGTAAAGCTCGTTGTGATCGACCCAGATTTGGCTTGATGGGCCTTCAATACTCACAGCGTCTTTTTCGCCAGCTCTGACTTCATGGATCGTTAGGTTGCGAATAATAATATTCTCTGCGCGCCAAACCTTGATGCCGATGCCGTCGAGTTCCCCATTCGTGCCAACCCCAAGAATCGATACATCAGCGACATCCTTTACATTAATCTTGCCTTCAGACGTATTGGCAGGGGTAATTGTACCGTCAACATAGACGGTCAATGGAGTGCCTTCATCCTTGTCCTTTAATGCATCGTTCAATGCGTCCCCAGTAGAAACTGTGATCGTATCACCCCCTTCTCCTCCAGTCGTTCCTTCGCCATACCCTTGAACACTAAAATCGGGGGCAGCCAGTGTCGTCTGAAACGGTGCAACAATAAGCCCAATGACAATCGCCAGAACAGCAAGTGCGGATACAGCTTTACGTTGTTTCATTTTGATCAAATCTTCCATCTCCTTTTTTAGTTGGTTTCGGCAGCTCCGTTAGTAACAATAAAGTAAGCGCTATCATTTTGACGGAGCATGGGACAGAGCGACGCGGCCCTCCTTTTATTTGGGATGATCGTAGCGTAACACGAGACGTTTCGTTTTCGGAATGTTCATTTGCTTAGATAGGCGTTCTATCGATACAACAAGTCTCAGAAAGATTGTCGTATGATGTAAGGATTATGATGTTTTTCTTATTTTCGGAATAGTTGTATAGTTCGATAGATGTAATGTCTAACCCAAAATAAGGAACATTCGACTACTCCTCGAGTGTAAGGATTATTTTGGGAAAGAGAATGGAGTAGGAATGATACAAGCTGTAGCCTCATTCAAAAGCCGCCACTATGCACACTTTACCGAAGTCTCTGAATTCGTTACTATGGAAAGGAGAACAGGGGGCGTTTAGTGTGTCTACAACTTCAAAGCTAACAGGCAAGCACATTTATTTAAGACCGCTCGAACTAAAAGATGCAGCACTTATGGCACATTCCATCAATAATGATGAAGAAGGGCGCCGATTGACGGGCACACATAAAGTGTTTACCGAAACTGACATCGAGCGCGCCATTGAGGCGTTTTCACAGGACCCGTCACGAGTAGACTTCGGCATCGTTCGTCGTGAGGATGACCGCCTCATTGGAGACATTGTTTTAAATGAAATTAGCGCCATCAACCGCGATGCCGGGATGAGAGTGGCTCTGTTTGATAAATTTACGGGAAAAGGCCATGGCACCGAGGCCATCCAACTCATGCTTGAGTACGGGTTTGGCATCTTAAACCTGCATCGGGTGGATCTTGAGGTGTATTCGATTAATCCTAGAGCCATTCATGTGTACGAAAAAATCGGCTTCAAAAAGGAAGGCGTTAAGCGCCAAAACTGGTATTACAATCACGAGTATTACGATACAGTGTTAATGAGCATTTTGGAGGATGAGTATCGCGAACGGTATGTGGAGCAGTGAGGATGACAGACCCCTTTTCCGTGGGGGTCTTTTTTGCAGTTAACTGCATTTTAGAATAGAAGAGGAGGTTTTTTTAAACATGCGTCATACATTCGATTATCCAGTCATAGAAAGACCGTACAAATCGGTAGAAAATAGAGAACTAATGCTGTATATATTCGATTCGAATGTGCAGCAAAAGAATCGACCAGCTATGCTTTTCTTTAATGGTGGGAGTTTTAAAAAGGACCCGAAAACGCCGGTGCAATTTCAGCATCAAGCGGATTATTTTTCTTCAAAAGGCATGGTGGCCATCTGTGTGGATTATCGAAACGGATCAGATGAGGGCTTCGTGCCTACCCAAGCGATCTGCGATGTTAAATCTGCTGTTGGGTACGTGAGGGGGCATTCAGATGAGCTCGGCGTTGATCCAGACAACATTGTCGTGTGTGGTTCATCAGCAGGCGGCTACATTACGGTTTCCTCGATCATGTTTGCTGCGATAAACGATGATGAAGCATACGATCATCAAAACAAAGCCCATCTACCGAATTACTTAATTATTTTTGCTGCAGGGATGGACGGCGTCGACATCATGAAAAGACGGTACCCGCAGCTCATTGAAGAGGCGAATCAACTGTCACCAATTCATCATATTCAAAAATGTTTACCGACAACGTTATGGGTATGTGGCACGGCAGATGATCTTTATGAACAGAACAAACGTTTTATCGAACAGATGAAACAAGCGGGAAATGACATTACTCTAAAAACATATGAAGGCATGGAACATGGCTTTTTTAACTACGGAAAACATCAAAATAAGTACTTTCACTTAACCAAAGTTGAGATGGAGACGTATTTGAATTTGATGAATGTGATTGATAGCGATGCATCTCTCTCTAAGTGAACTTGAAATTTGATGGATGTGACATGTCACTTATGAACGTTGTAAGTGCGGAGGCACGCTTTTTTGAAACTTTCTTCTGATTACTGTTTGTCAACCTACCTGAGCCTAGGTGGGTTTTTTAGTATGGAGATGTTTCTTAATCACAAAAAGATATGTTGACATACCAAATATGGTTATGTAGAATACATTTAAATGTTGCAACCGCTTTCAAAGATGATTTATGTACGTAAAAGACTAATTATTTAACGAATTCTCAAAAGAAAGTATTTTCGAACGTTAACGAGAGAGGAGAGTGTTTCCTTGAGAAAGCAAACTGATTCGTCTTCGCAGTCATTGAAGCTAATGGAACATCTTACAGACAAACGGACGATTCGAAAACGAAGAAGGCGAGACATTTGGCAGCAACGGGAGCTCTATGTGTT carries:
- a CDS encoding M3 family oligoendopeptidase, with protein sequence MTYEMTWDIETFFAGGSDSKEFSAYLDQIKQGIEHIQHVPPGAQTFESFCQTIDQFSSLHTSLREAFAFTSCLVAQDMTDEKAKALQGQLVTLNSRATNALTVWESSLTTIGQTTWDEWMRSEELGAIAFPLNEIRETRAQKLSDAEETLINALSMNGYQGWELLYNTLVQSIRVPFEEDGQTTWLSAGQAANALSSPDTEVRERLFASWEKAWADKGAFFAETLNNFGGFRLQVYGARGWDSIMKEPLQHNRMKEETLDAMWGAITKHKQPFVQYLQRKAELLGKAKMDWQDVNAPLGENKKDWNYQAGAEFIRRQFHQFSEAMGDFAEHALSERWIEAEDRDNKRPGGFCTTFPESKESRIFMTYAGTASNVLTLAHELGHAFHNYVLRDLPLYQRSYSMNVAETASTFAEMIVTDAAVNQASSKNEKMALLDDKLQRSVAFFMDIHSRYLFETRFYEERKNGSVPYQRLNELMEEAQQEAFAGAIGKTHPHFWASKLHFYNTSVPFYNFPYTFGYLFSLSVYARAQKEGKNFEEKYMDLLRDTASMTVEDLAMKHLQADITKEAFWEEGIALCIEDVEEFLELTEGESAE
- a CDS encoding pectate lyase family protein, with amino-acid sequence MKQRKAVSALAVLAIVIGLIVAPFQTTLAAPDFSVQGYGEGTTGGEGGDTITVSTGDALNDALKDKDEGTPLTVYVDGTITPANTSEGKINVKDVADVSILGVGTNGELDGIGIKVWRAENIIIRNLTIHEVRAGEKDAVSIEGPSSQIWVDHNELYQSLDVDKDYYDGLFDVKRDAENITFSWNYVHDGWKGMLMGSSDGDDDYRNITFHHNWFDSINSRVPAVRHGVAHLYNNYWNNIIDTGVNSRMGAELFIENNVFENSENPIGSWYSDDEGYWNQSGNAFINSTGSIPSSSTTSFTPDYSYTLDDTSDVKNLVQQYAGVGVVNP
- a CDS encoding GNAT family N-acetyltransferase, with amino-acid sequence MSTTSKLTGKHIYLRPLELKDAALMAHSINNDEEGRRLTGTHKVFTETDIERAIEAFSQDPSRVDFGIVRREDDRLIGDIVLNEISAINRDAGMRVALFDKFTGKGHGTEAIQLMLEYGFGILNLHRVDLEVYSINPRAIHVYEKIGFKKEGVKRQNWYYNHEYYDTVLMSILEDEYRERYVEQ
- a CDS encoding alpha/beta hydrolase, which translates into the protein MRHTFDYPVIERPYKSVENRELMLYIFDSNVQQKNRPAMLFFNGGSFKKDPKTPVQFQHQADYFSSKGMVAICVDYRNGSDEGFVPTQAICDVKSAVGYVRGHSDELGVDPDNIVVCGSSAGGYITVSSIMFAAINDDEAYDHQNKAHLPNYLIIFAAGMDGVDIMKRRYPQLIEEANQLSPIHHIQKCLPTTLWVCGTADDLYEQNKRFIEQMKQAGNDITLKTYEGMEHGFFNYGKHQNKYFHLTKVEMETYLNLMNVIDSDASLSK